The following proteins are encoded in a genomic region of Zea mays cultivar B73 chromosome 9, Zm-B73-REFERENCE-NAM-5.0, whole genome shotgun sequence:
- the LOC100283527 gene encoding DNA-repair protein XRCC1, whose amino-acid sequence MSGSKRSLPPWMSFSKDGEDDSRKKKHAGTSQKAQKGPDFSKLLDGVVFVLSGFVNPERSTLRSQALDMGAEYRADWTSDCTLLVCAFVNTPKFRQVQADNGTIISKDWIFESHKQRKLVDIEPFLMHAGKPWRKNKEPIKTDQDEKETCKEHQKQVQRSRVKPSTSDAMEAGNLESANKCFSPSKIKQWAMDDLAQTMSWLDSQEEKPEPSELKAIASEGVITCLQDAIESLEQGNDIKGVAEQWSFVPHVVNELLKLDGGGKGAALPKEQLRQLAGKCKKIYQAEFARTDMGDKNKGRHQNDPHVTEHRRKTNTKSEDDHYDSDATIEMTEEEIDFACRRLPGLYADDT is encoded by the exons ATGTCCGGTTCCAAGAGAAGCCTCCCCCCTTGGATGAGTTTTTCTAAAGATGGAGAGGACGATTCACGCAAGAAGAAGCATGCAGGCACCTCCCAAAAGGCCCAGAAAGGGCCCGATTTCTCCAAACTTTTG GACGGGGTGGTGTTTGTGCTGTCAGGGTTCGTGAACCCGGAGAGGAGCACGCTTCGTTCACAAGCATTGGACATGGGAGCCGAATATCGAGCCGATTGGACATCAGACTGCACCCTTCTTGTTTGTGCATTTGTCAACACCCCCAAGTTTCGACAGGTTCAGGCGGATAATGGAACCATTATCTCAAAG GACTGGATCTTTGAGTCTCACAAGCAAAGAAAACTTGTGGACATTGAACCTTTCCTTATGCATGCTGGAAAACCATGGCGAAAAAATAAGGAGCCCATCAAAACTGATCAAG ATGAGAAGGAAACATGCAAAGAGCATCAAAAACAAGTTCAACGATCTCGTGTCAAGCCATCCACCTCTGATGCCATGGAG GCAGGAAATTTAGAATCAGCAAACAAATGTTTTTCTCCCTCAAAAATAAAGCAATGGGCCATGGATGATTTGGCACAGACTATGTCATGGCTGGACAGCCAAGAAGAGAAG CCAGAGCCAAGTGAACTGAAGGCTATAGCCTCTGAAGGGGTAATCACTTGTCTTCAAGATGCCATAGAATCCCTCGAGCAAGGCAAT GATATCAAGGGAGTTGCAGAGCAGTGGAGCTTCGTCCCCCATGTTGTCAACGAGCTGTTAAAACTAGATGGAGGCGGAAAAGGTGCGGCTCTGCCCAAAGAGCAGCTACGTCAACTAGCAGGCAAGTGCAAGAAGATCTACCAGGCCGAGTTTGCTCGCACGGACATGGGCGACAAGAACAAGGGTAGGCATCAAAATGACCCACATGTGACCGAGCACCGCAGGAAGACCAATACCAAATCAGAGGATGACCACTACGATAGCGATGCCACGATAGAAATGACGGAGGAAGAGATTGATTTCGCGTGCAGACGGCTCCCTGGGCTCTATGCGGATGATACATGA